The following proteins come from a genomic window of Pleuronectes platessa chromosome 2, fPlePla1.1, whole genome shotgun sequence:
- the LOC128452288 gene encoding calcium/calmodulin-dependent protein kinase type 1D: MGRKDIICSWKKSISNIKDVFDFKGKMGSGSFSEVFMVREKTTGNLYALKCLKKKHLVHSNLENEINVLRRITHENVVGLEDFYETRTHYYLVLQLVSGGELFDRILDKGVYTEKDASTVITQVLQAVSYLHENSIVHRDLKPENLLYYNTDKNAKIMVSDFGLSKTLEHGVMSTACGTPGYVAPEVLAQKPYSKAVDCWSIGVITYILLCGYPPFFEENETRLFSKIRRAEYAFHSPFWDDISESAKDFIRNMMEKNPTKRFTTEQAIRHPWISGDTAKDLDIYQSVCEQMERNFAKSKWKQAFNATSVIHHMKKLQGSHSGSSPSPLSMPNIILQSSSQDDLKVLGPCHDEAAALDPNGNPDATHLSCSHPESGRGLCPPLRPSHREPCDALTVEESREVHTFKSTSDASLRSSRSVDAVAQRKDQPLQSGVCSLM; this comes from the exons ATGGGGCGGAAGGATATCATCTGCAGCTGGAAGAAAAGCATCAGTAACATCAAGGATGTCTTTGACTTCAAGGGGAAAATGGGATC TGGGTCATTTTCAGAGGTTTTTATGGTGAGAGAAAAGACAACGGGGAACCTGTATGCCCTGAAATGTCTGAAGAAAAAGCACCTTGTTCATAgcaacctggaaaatgaaatcaaTGTACTAAGAAG AATAACACATGAAAATGTGGTGGGATTGGAGGATTTCTATGAGACTCGAACACACTATTACCTGGTCCTGCAACt ggtgtCAGGCGGGGAGCTTTTTGATCGAATTTTAGACAAGGGAGTTTACACCGAGAAGGATGCAAGCACAGTGATCACACAGGTGCTGCAGGCTGTCAGCTACCTACATGAAAACAGCATTGTACACAGAGACCTCAAG CCTGAAAACCTGCTGTACTATAACACGGACAAGAATGCTAAGATCATGGTCAGTGACTTTGGTCTGTCTAAGACGTTAGAGCATGGTGTCATGTCCACAGCTTGTGGGACACCAGGATATGTTG CTCCTGAGGTTCTGGCACAGAAACCCTACAGCAAAGCAGTGGACTGCTGGTCCATTGGAGTCATCACATACATTCT GCTCTGCGGCTACCCTCCATTCTTTGAAGAGAATGAAACTCGTCTGTTTTCAAAGATCAGAAGAGCTGAGTATGCTTTTCATTCACCATTCTGGGACGACATCTCTGAGTCAG CTAAAGACTTTATCAGGAATATGATGGAGAAAAACCCCACCAAGCGCTTCACCACTGAACAGGCAATCAGACACCCCTG GATTTCAGGAGATACAGCTAAAGACCTGGACATCTATCAGTCTGTCTGTgaacagatggagagaaactTTGCCAAATCCAAGTGGAAG CAAGCCTTCAATGCAACCTCAGTAATCCATCACATGAAGAAACTGCAGGGGTCCCACAGTGGTTCCTCCCCTTCACCCCTCTCCATGCCAAATATCATACTGCAGTCCTCCTCCCAGGATGATCTAAAGGTCCTAGGACCCTGCCACGATGAGGCAGCTGCCCTTGACCCCAACGGGAATCCTGATGCCACTCATCTATCCTGCAGTCATCCTGAGTCAGGCAGGGGTCTGTGTCCACCATTGAGACCCAGTCACAGAGAGCCCTGTGACGCCCTCACCGTCGAGGAGTCAAGAGAAGTCCATACCTTTAAGTCAACGAGCGACGCCTCTCTCAGGTCGTCCAGGAG CGTGGATGCTGTGGCTCAGAGGAAGGACCAGCCACTCCAGTCTGGAGTCTGCTCCCTCATGTGA